The DNA window GATCAGGGTGGAGATGATGTTGAAGGCCGCGACCATCACGATGAGGACGAGGATGACGAACATCACCACCTTCTCGAGACTCAGGGCGGAGAAGAGGTTCCGGTTGCTCTGCATCCAGTCCTTCGCCCAGAACGGATACCCGAGGGTCGACCGGATCCGCTGCGCGACGGCCCCGGCGGCGTAGATGTCCCTCACCTTGACCTCCACCCCCGTGCCGCGGCCTTCCATTCCGAGCAGGCGTCCGGCCTCCTCGAAGTCGACGTAGGCGAAGGTGGCGTCGTACTCGTACATCCCCGACTCGGAAACCCCGACGACGCGGAACCGGGCCGTCTTCGGGAACGCCCCGAGGGGGGTGATCGTTCCGCCCGGCGCCAGGACCTCGATCACGTCCCCCCCCCCGACGCCGAGGTTCGCGGCAAGCTCCTTGCCGAGGAGGACGCCGGGCAACCCGTCCTTCGTGCGCCGATGGAGATCCTCGAGCCGCCCGACCCGGAGGTCGCGGCGCAGCCGGGTGACGTCGCCGACCGTCGCCGTGTCCACGCCGCGCAGCACACCGCCGACGGCGCCCGCCGCCGAGGAGATCATCATCTGGGTGAAGATGTACGGGGACGCCGCGACGACCCCTTCCACCTTCCGCACCTTCGACGCCACGGCGAACGGATTCTCGATGCTCCCGTTCAGGCTGGTCACGTGGACGTGCGCGGTCGCCCCGAGGATCCTCTCCTTCAACTCGCCCTCGAACCCGCTCATCACCGCGAGGACGATGATCAGCGCCATCACCCCGACCGTGACCCCTCCGATGGAGATGAAAGTGATGATCGAGATGAACGTCTGCTTCCGTTTCGCCAGGAGGTACTTCCGGGCGATGTAGAACTCGACGGGAAGGCGCAAGCGCCCTTACCCCTCTTTCCGAAGCTGTGGGAACAGGATCACGTCCCGGATCGACGGGGAGTCGGTGAGCAGCATCACGAGCCGGTCGATCCCGATCCCCTCGCCCGCCGCCGGCGGCATCCCGTGTTCGAGCGCCCGGAGGTAATCCTCGTCCATGAAATGGGCCTCCTCGTCGCCCCGCTCGCGCTTCCGGAGTTGCTCGTCGAACCGGCCCCGCTGGTCCACCGGGTCGTTCAGCTCGGAGAAGGCGTTGGCGATCTCCCGCCCCCGGACGATCAGCTCGAACCGGTCGACGATCTCCGGCCGTTCGTCGTTGCGCCGCGAGAGCGGAGAGACGTCGATCGGGTATTCCGTCACGAAGGTCGGACCGGCGATCTTCCTCTCGGCCACCTCCTCGTAGATCGCGACCAGCAGATTGCCGGGGGACGCCGTCGCCGCCTCCTTCACCCCGAGCCGTCCGGCCGTCTCCCGCAGGAACGCCTCGTCGGACAGGCGCTCCTCGGGGAACCCGCCGTGGCGGGCCGCGGCCTGCGCAACCGTCAGACGCTCCCACGGCGGGGTGAAGTCGACCGTCTCCCCCTGGTAGGTGAATTTCGTCGCGCCGAACAGCTCGATCGCCAGGGAGGAGAGCATCTCCTCCGTCAGGTCCATCATCTCCCTGTAGGTGGCGTACGCCTGGTAGAACTCGACCATCGTGAACTCGGGGTTGTGCTGGGTGTCGATCCCCTCGTTCCGGAAGTTCCGGTTGATCTCGAAGACGCGCTCGAACCCGCCGACCAGGAGGCGCTTCAGGTAGAGCTCCGGGGCGATCCGCAGGTACAGGTCCATGTCGAGGGCGTTGTGGTGGGTCACGAACGGACGCGCCGTCGCGCCCCCCGCCACCGTCTGCATCATCGGCGTCTCTACTTCGAGGAAGTCCCGCGCCGTCAGGAAGGAGCGGAGGAAGGAGACGATCCGCGCCCGCCGTCGGAAGATCGCCCGGACGTCCTCGTTGACGATCAGGTCCACGTACCGCTGCCGGTACCGTGTCTCGACGTCGGAGAGCCCGTGCCACTTTTCCGGAAGGGGGCGGATCGCCTTCGCCAGAAGGCGGAACCTCGCGGCCGCGACGGTCAGCTCGCCCGTGCGGGTGAGGAACAGCGGCCCTTCGACCCAGACGATGTCCCCCGCGTCGACGGATTTCAGGAAAAGGTCGTACGCCTCCTCCCCGAGGTGGTCCTTTTTCAGGTACGCCTGCAGCCGGCCGGTCCGGTCGGACAGGACGAGGAACGCCGCCTTCCCGAACCGCCGAAGGCCCATCACCCGCCCGGCGACGTCCACCCGGATCGGCGTCGCGGCCAGTTCCTCCGGGTCCCTTCCCTTCGCGGCGGCGCGGGCCCGGGCGTTGGTCCACCCCGGCGCCTGGTCGTTCGGCCACGGATTCCGCCCCCCGGCCTTCATCGCCCCGATCTTGAGGAAGCGCTCCTTCATCAGGTCGTTCCACAATTCGTTCACGCCGCGTCCCCCGTTACCCCTTCCGCCCCGCCGCCAAGCAGGTACCTCCGGATGAACTCCATGATGTCCCCGTCGAGGACGGCGTCGACGTTTCCCGTCTCGTACCCCGTGCGGTGGTCCTTCACCAGGCGGTACGGCGCGAGGACGTAGGAGCGGATCTGCGAGCCCCAGGCGATGTCCTTCTTCGCCTTGTGCGCCTCGTTCACCTTCTCCGCCCGATGCCGCATCTCGAGCGCGTACAGCTTCGACCGGAGGATCTTCATCGCCAGCGCCCGGTTCTTTATCTGGGACCGCTCCTGCTGGCAGAGCACGACGACGCCCGTCGGAATGTGGGTGAACCGGACCGCGGACTCGACCTTGTTCACGTGCTGTCCCCCGGCGCCGCCGGAACGCAGCGTGTCGATCTTCAGGTCCGACTCGTTGATCCTGATCTCGACCGTGTCGTCGATCTCGGGCGAAACAAACACGGAGACGAACGACGTGTGGCGACGCTTGTTGGCGTCGAACGGAGAGATCCGGACGAGCCGGTGGACGCCGGTTTCCGCCTTCAGGTACCCGTACGGGTGGTCGCCCGACAGCAGGAAGGTGGCGCTCTTGATCCCCGCCTCGTCGCCCTCCTGCCGCTCGACGAGCTTCATCTCGTATCCGTTCCGGTCCGCGAACCGCGAGTACATCCGGAGGAGCATCTCGGCCCAGTCCTGGGACTCCGTCCCTCCGGCCCCGGCGTGAATCGTGGCGATGGCGTTCAGCGCGTCGTTCTCGCCGGACAGCATCCGCTCGAGCTCGACCGCGTCCAGCGCCCCGTCGACGGCGACGATCTGCTGTTCGATCTCCGGGGTCAGCCCCTCCCCGCCCGACTCGCCCACGAGGGCGAGATATGCCCGCAGGTCCTCCAGGGACGATTCGAGGGAGGACCAGCGCCCGAGGAACGTCTCGATCGCCTTTCGCTCCCGAAGAACGCGCTCGGTCGCCTCCGGTGCGTCCCAGAACCCGTCCCGGGCGGCCTCGGCCGTGAGCTCCTTGAGGCGGGCCCGCTTCGCGTCTACCTCAAAGATAGCCCCGGAGCGCATGGAACCGCGCTTCAAGATCCGATGTTTTCTCTTCCATCCATCCGGACGCCATGGGAACCTCGCAGGGGATAAATAAACGCCAAAAGGGTAAGTATACTACATGAAATTCCGAAGATTTCTCCGGTTTTCGCGTAGACGGTATCGAAGGTCGCAGGCTGGACCGGGGCGACCAGAACCCCCCGGCGGAAGAGGCCGAGGGAGGAGGCGATTCCCCCGTCCCGGTCGATGACCGCGCTGATCCCCGAATTGGCGGCGCGAACCATGGGCCGCCGAAACTCCACGCACCGCATCCGGGCCATGGCGAGGTGCTGGTGAGGGGCGACCGTGTCGCCGAACCAGGCGTCGTTCGTCACGTTCACGAGCCACGCGGCGCCTCCGAGGACCCCTTCCCGGATCAACGCCGGGAACAGCGCCTCGTAGCAGACGGACGCGGCCACCGGACGGCCGCCGACCCGGAACAGGGCCGGGCCGGTCCCGGTCGAGAAATCCTCCTCGCCCGCCGTCAGCTTGTTCAGGAAAAAAAGAACCGACCGCAGGGGGATGTATTCGCCGAACGGCACCAGGTGGCGCTTGTCGTACCGCCCGAGAACGACCCCTCGCGCGTCCATGTGGAAGACGCTGTTGTAGAATTTCCCCCCGTCCGCGGGATCGTACCAGGGCGCCCCGAAGAGGATCGGGATCCCCCCGCTCACCGCGATCGCGTCGAGACGCCGCGAGAGCGCCACTTCCCACCCGTAGAAGAAGGGAGCGGCCGTCTCCGGCCAGACGACCACCTGCGCGCCGGCATCCCTCGCCTCGCGCGTCAGCTCCCCGTAGATCTCGAGCGTCGCCGACTGGTTCTCCGGGTCCCACTTCACGGTCTGGTCGATTCCGCCCTGGGCGATGGCCACCTTCACCTCGGGAACCGGGGCCGCGAAACCCGCCGGGTTCGCCGAACCGGCCCGGCCGTACAGGACGAGGAAAAGGAGCGCCGCGGCGCCGGGGATCAGGCGGATCGCCGCCTTCGCGTGGAATCCTTCGGAGAGCCGCTTCCCCGCGAGGAAGACGGAGACGCCCGACAGGGCGAGGAGGAAGGAGAGCCCCAGGATACCCGCCAGGTCCGCCGCCTGGCGCAGCGTCGCGCTCCCCGCGACGGAGTACCCGAGGAGCATCCATGGGAACCCGGAGAAAAGGTGGCTTCGCCCCATCTCGACGGCGGTCCAGGCGAAGGGGAACAACCACAGGCCGCGCTCGCCGAACCGGCCCTCGAGGTGCCGCGCGGCGGCGGCGGCGACCGAAAAGTACGCGCCGACGTAGGCGGAGACGAGAAACGCCGCGAGGGCCCCGACCGCCCAGTCGAGCTTCCCCGGCACCGCGATGGTGTAGGCGATCCAGTAGTAGAGGGGAACGCTTCCGGCCGTACCCGCGACCCATCCCCGCCAGGCGGCGTGCCGCACCGAGCGGGCGGGAACCACGAGCGCGAGGAACGGGGCGAGACAGACGAACGGCAGCCCGGGGACGTCGTACCCGGGGGTCCCGAGCGCGTACGAAAGGACGAACAGCGCGCCGGTCGGGAAGAGCGCCGTCGGGCCCCGCCGGTTCAACGGATCCTCCCCCGGCCTTCCTCATCGAGAACCCGCCGGTACAGCGCCAGTTCCTTCCGGCGCATCCGGCGCGCCGGCGCGCCGCCCTTCTCGTGGCCGTACCCCGCGAGGTGGAGGATGCCGTGGAGGACGAAGAAGAAAACGCGGGCCTCCGGCGCCTCCTTCCATCCCACGGTCTCCGACAGGCAGGTCGGCGCGGAAACGACGATATCCCCCGCCACGCGTGCGCCGCGCGCCGGGACGCCGCCGACTTCCGGGAAGGAGAGGACGTTCGTGGGGCGGTCCCGGCCGAGGAAGTCCCGGTTCCAGCGCGCGATCGCGGCGTCCCCGACCACCCGGACCCTCACGTCGGCCCCGTCCGCCGAAAGGAGAGCGAGCGCCGCGCGCGCGTACGCCTTCAGCCGCCGCCCCGCGAACGGCGCCGGCCGAAGGTCCTGCCGGACGCTCACCCGGTAACGGTCGCTCTTCATCACCCCGACACCAGACCCGTCGCGAGGATCCGCCGATAGTAGCCTCGCGGCGACGCCCCGTTCTCCGGCGGGCGGTTACCGCTCCTGGTCGTGCTTTTCAAACCGCTCATACGCCTTGATGATCTCCTGGACGATGGGGTGCCGGACCACGTCGATGTCCGTGAACCGGCAGAACCGGATTCCCGCCACCCCGCCGAGGATCGCGATCGCCTCGTTCAGCCCCGAAACCTTTCCCGACGGAAGATCGGTCTGCGTGATGTCCCCCGTGATCACCGCCCGGGAACCGAAGCCGATCCGGGTCAGGAACATCTTCATCTGCTCCGAGGTCGTATTCTGGGCTTCGTCGAGGATGACGAAGGAGTCGTTCAGGGTCCGGCCCCGCATGAAGGCCAGCGGGGCCACCTCGATCGTCCCCCGTTCCATGAGCTTCGCCGCCTGTTCGAACTCTAACATGGTGTACAGCGCGTCGTGCAGGGGGCGCAGGTACGGGTTCACCTTTTCCGCCATGTCCCCGGGAAGGAAGCCGAGCCGCTCCCCCGCTTCCACGGCGGGTCTGACCAGGACGATCCGTTTCACCTCCTTGCGCAGAAGGTACCCGACCGCCATCGCCATCGCGAGGAACGTTTTCCCCGTCCCGGCGGGGCCCACGCCGAAGACGATGTCGAACTCCCGGATGGCGTCGAGATACCGCTTCTGGGCGACGCTCTTCGGGGTGATCGTCCGGTTCCGCGACGACTTGAACACCACGTCCTCGAACACCACCGACACGTCGGCGTTCCTGTCGGCGGAGACGATGCGGACCGCCGCCTCGACGTCGTTCCCGGTGACCGGAATCCCGCGTCGAAGCACCCGGTACAGGCCGGACAGGACCTTCCCCGCCAGCTCTACCGGGATCGCGTCCCCCGCGACGCGAGCCTCGTTGCCGGCGGGCCGGATCGTCACGCCCAGCGCCCGTTCGAGAGCC is part of the Deltaproteobacteria bacterium CG2_30_66_27 genome and encodes:
- a CDS encoding peptide chain release factor 2, with protein sequence MRSGAIFEVDAKRARLKELTAEAARDGFWDAPEATERVLRERKAIETFLGRWSSLESSLEDLRAYLALVGESGGEGLTPEIEQQIVAVDGALDAVELERMLSGENDALNAIATIHAGAGGTESQDWAEMLLRMYSRFADRNGYEMKLVERQEGDEAGIKSATFLLSGDHPYGYLKAETGVHRLVRISPFDANKRRHTSFVSVFVSPEIDDTVEIRINESDLKIDTLRSGGAGGQHVNKVESAVRFTHIPTGVVVLCQQERSQIKNRALAMKILRSKLYALEMRHRAEKVNEAHKAKKDIAWGSQIRSYVLAPYRLVKDHRTGYETGNVDAVLDGDIMEFIRRYLLGGGAEGVTGDAA
- a CDS encoding rRNA maturation RNase YbeY encodes the protein MKAYARAALALLSADGADVRVRVVGDAAIARWNRDFLGRDRPTNVLSFPEVGGVPARGARVAGDIVVSAPTCLSETVGWKEAPEARVFFFVLHGILHLAGYGHEKGGAPARRMRRKELALYRRVLDEEGRGRIR
- a CDS encoding apolipoprotein N-acyltransferase, which translates into the protein MNRRGPTALFPTGALFVLSYALGTPGYDVPGLPFVCLAPFLALVVPARSVRHAAWRGWVAGTAGSVPLYYWIAYTIAVPGKLDWAVGALAAFLVSAYVGAYFSVAAAAARHLEGRFGERGLWLFPFAWTAVEMGRSHLFSGFPWMLLGYSVAGSATLRQAADLAGILGLSFLLALSGVSVFLAGKRLSEGFHAKAAIRLIPGAAALLFLVLYGRAGSANPAGFAAPVPEVKVAIAQGGIDQTVKWDPENQSATLEIYGELTREARDAGAQVVVWPETAAPFFYGWEVALSRRLDAIAVSGGIPILFGAPWYDPADGGKFYNSVFHMDARGVVLGRYDKRHLVPFGEYIPLRSVLFFLNKLTAGEEDFSTGTGPALFRVGGRPVAASVCYEALFPALIREGVLGGAAWLVNVTNDAWFGDTVAPHQHLAMARMRCVEFRRPMVRAANSGISAVIDRDGGIASSLGLFRRGVLVAPVQPATFDTVYAKTGEIFGISCSILTLLAFIYPLRGSHGVRMDGRENIGS
- a CDS encoding ABC transporter permease, yielding MRLPVEFYIARKYLLAKRKQTFISIITFISIGGVTVGVMALIIVLAVMSGFEGELKERILGATAHVHVTSLNGSIENPFAVASKVRKVEGVVAASPYIFTQMMISSAAGAVGGVLRGVDTATVGDVTRLRRDLRVGRLEDLHRRTKDGLPGVLLGKELAANLGVGGGDVIEVLAPGGTITPLGAFPKTARFRVVGVSESGMYEYDATFAYVDFEEAGRLLGMEGRGTGVEVKVRDIYAAGAVAQRIRSTLGYPFWAKDWMQSNRNLFSALSLEKVVMFVILVLIVMVAAFNIISTLIMVVMEKTKDIAVLMTLGATRRSIRRIFAIEGLIIGVAGTAAGTALGALLCALLRRYQFIRLPSDVYYISTLPVSLDAGTVLLVVASSILICFLATLYPALQASHVDPAEAIRYE
- a CDS encoding lysine--tRNA ligase codes for the protein MNELWNDLMKERFLKIGAMKAGGRNPWPNDQAPGWTNARARAAAKGRDPEELAATPIRVDVAGRVMGLRRFGKAAFLVLSDRTGRLQAYLKKDHLGEEAYDLFLKSVDAGDIVWVEGPLFLTRTGELTVAAARFRLLAKAIRPLPEKWHGLSDVETRYRQRYVDLIVNEDVRAIFRRRARIVSFLRSFLTARDFLEVETPMMQTVAGGATARPFVTHHNALDMDLYLRIAPELYLKRLLVGGFERVFEINRNFRNEGIDTQHNPEFTMVEFYQAYATYREMMDLTEEMLSSLAIELFGATKFTYQGETVDFTPPWERLTVAQAAARHGGFPEERLSDEAFLRETAGRLGVKEAATASPGNLLVAIYEEVAERKIAGPTFVTEYPIDVSPLSRRNDERPEIVDRFELIVRGREIANAFSELNDPVDQRGRFDEQLRKRERGDEEAHFMDEDYLRALEHGMPPAAGEGIGIDRLVMLLTDSPSIRDVILFPQLRKEG
- a CDS encoding phosphate starvation-inducible protein PhoH, producing the protein MREAGAVNDAREETIRFEESSVLRDLFGVNDAHLRALERALGVTIRPAGNEARVAGDAIPVELAGKVLSGLYRVLRRGIPVTGNDVEAAVRIVSADRNADVSVVFEDVVFKSSRNRTITPKSVAQKRYLDAIREFDIVFGVGPAGTGKTFLAMAMAVGYLLRKEVKRIVLVRPAVEAGERLGFLPGDMAEKVNPYLRPLHDALYTMLEFEQAAKLMERGTIEVAPLAFMRGRTLNDSFVILDEAQNTTSEQMKMFLTRIGFGSRAVITGDITQTDLPSGKVSGLNEAIAILGGVAGIRFCRFTDIDVVRHPIVQEIIKAYERFEKHDQER